The DNA region TagagctatattttaaaaaaagatgtgattATAATTGAACAAATGCATTTCACAGTCCATTTCTCATAGTCTTCATGTCCATAACTCCTAATCACGTTTTGCTTAAAttgttaattatattttaaaatattattgtgtTATGAAGAGAGCAGGACAGCATAGGGTAATATTTCATACAAAGTGTTCCAGTTAAAAACTTGTCACATGCTTACTGATTCATTTTATAATACCTATTACTAAAATGGTGCCTTTTTCTATTCAGTGCCTTGCGTTTCATGATATTTCTCCACAAGCTCCAACTCATTTCCTAGTGATCCCCAAGAAGCATATTGCTCAGATATCTCAAGTGGAAGATGCCGATGCAGGTGTAAGTATTGCAAAAAGACTTTCTATTAAATAGTGGCCAGCTTTTCAGTAATAAGAGGTTAACTTGGATCTAAATTTGAGAGATCTGAAGAAGGATGAGTAAAGTTTTGGTAGGTTTGCTAAACCAGCAAAAGCTCAGAGTTTTAGTTCAATGATTAGATTGTTTTTTTAGAATAATAACTTCATTGTTACTTTAAATGTACAGTAATCAGCATAGGTAAAAATGAGATTTCATTGCATATAGCTCCCATATGGGAGGTAAAAATTACCTcccatatacactacataaacatgacaaacatTATGTATTACACAAACGatccagagaaacaacacagtctagttcggatatttgtgtgtgtatgggtaTATGcatactttgtgtgtgtgtgtgtgtgtgtgtgtgtgcgcgcgcgcgcactaAGATGACATGGGGAGAGACcaattcagattgttagttatccgcacccccagatacttaatactgttgaccacGTCTACAACTGCAACTTTAATACAGAGTGGGGTAAATCTACAATGATCTCCTTTGATTAAGGTGATTGTATTATACATATGagggacacggtggttcagtggctaagaccctgagcttgttgatcagaaaagttggcagtttgaatccctagcgccacgcaACACAGTGAGCTCCTATTattttttcccagcttctgccaacctagcagttcgaaagcatgtaaaaatgcaagtagaaaaatagggatcacctttaatgtgaaggtaacagcgttctgtgtgccttcggtgtttagtcatgccaaccacatgaccacggaaaccacatgatcacatgaccacggatagctctttggctttaaaacagagatgagcaccgccccctagagtcgggaacaacacaTATatgaggggaaccgttacctttatctttattataCATGTAACACTAAAGAGTGTTTCagttttcaagtttttttttcaaagctttaacaaatgtttaaaatttatttgaaaagaataaaaaactgtCCAAGATTAGTTCCATGTTTGTCAACAAAAAGAGCTATTTTCTTAGCCTACAGGAGTGGTGTGGGGGCAATAATCTATTATTTATAGCATAAGGGGAAGTAAAATTTCAAGGCTAGatgatttcccccccaaaatcaggcatttgttttcattttttaaatctatcagTTTCTGAGATAACTTTTAAATTGTCAGGAGAACCCAAATCTTGAATGGCAATTCTTGCTACAAGAAGATTAATCAATTTCAGCATAGTGTTCAAACTACTGGAATACAGTAATATTTGGACAGTTCTTATAGTTGTAGAAATTGTAGCTGGACGTCTTTCATTGCCTTGTATGGTAACTATCTGAAAACCGGTGCCATCACTGTTAAGTTTCTACAAAAGATTTATTTGGATTGGGTACTATAttctaaacaaggttaatttgcATTGCATGTTATATTTAGTTATAAATATTTAGAATCTATGTAAAAAATAGTTACAGTGCAATCACACTTATGTATTGTTACATTTTCAATTTATTCTTAGGATAAGCACTTCCTATACAGTAGCAGCAATGGTTAATAACAGATTTCTGCATAGCCTTTTACTTTCCCCAAGTTTCTCCTTGAGTGGTTTTTAAAAAGGTAGTTATACAACCTACAATAAAGTATCTGGGAATGCTCCCCTGAGAGCATAGGTTGCATCTTCCCTAAACATTTTTATGTCAGGTTaaaagaaggaagaactgggtttcacccctcccccctttttttgctgtCATTTTTCTGAGCTAATCTTCAGTGTAACAATAAGTACATCTGCTGAAAGGAACATTTGAGAAATGGCTGAATATGCaatctgctttctcccttttatATTGTATGTTCCCCACTTGTGGTGAGGTAAAGTTACTGATGCCAAAACTGTActgtagaccagtggtagtcaacctggtccctaccgcccactagtgggcgttccagctttcatggtgggcggtaggggttttgtccgatactgaagcactttcctttgttttaatttaattgactttaaaaaaaaattcatagcattatttaaaaacattttcattaggttttcataaaatcaccattactgtggaactgatatgggcagttagaaaattttactactaacagagatacaaaagtgggcagtacgtataaaaaggttgactacccccgCTGTAGACATATGCTTTTGATACTGAATTTGGTTTTGGTTTGGCAATTctatggactttgttttttccctttttgtagTAAAGTGatgtgcttttcttttctttttcagcttcTTGGCCATTTAATCATTGTGGGCAAGAAATGTGCAGCTCAATTAGGCCTGACTAGAGGATACCGAATGGTTGTGAATGAAGGTCCAGATGGTGCTCAATCAGTCTATCATGTGCATCTCCATGTACTTGGGGGACGTCAGATGGGCTGGCCTCCAGGCTAAGACTCcgaatgagaagagaaatgttgtCCTTAGTCTGTTGAGTAGAGTCCACACTTGTTCTGTCTATAATACCAGTTAATTAATATTTCGTGTGGAAGACAATTATAAATTTTGTCCATAAATCAATAAAGTTTAAACttaattattcttttttcccatttttctattACGTATGTAACATAAATTAGTACAGTCTGAGACTCAGGGCTATATTCGGCTGCTAAAAGCAATGGATGCAGCCACCGGAAACTTTCCAAAAGCTGTTTCTAAGTTGTAAGGTTACTATGTTAGAAAAGAAAGCGTGAAGTGTACTGGAAGTAATCAAATGTGTttaaattttaatcttttttcacgCTGTTTGTTAAAGCAGCAATGAACAGACATTACTTTGAAAATAGCATTTTATATGTCTGGATATTTTCCTTTTGCTTCTCAAAATGCTGTTTTGTTTGCAGAGACTGATGCAATACCCACAAACACgatctgtggggaaaaaaacagaatatatTCTAAAAAACATAACTGAACCAAAGAATCTTTACATATTGACTTAACATCAGTACAAAAGGGTTTTACTAGGAGGGAAGGGAGCAGCTTCTTTCATTCATCCTCTGTTAATGGGCATTTAGAGGCTTGCCAAACTTCTAGTGGTGACCACTCTCAGATTTTGAATGCCTCAACATGCTCAGAACTCATAATATCTACCTACCCACTAGGATTTAGCTATTATAGATGTGCAGGTAAATCAAAATACCATTCAGATTTCATATTAAAAGAAATATGTACTCATGTGCCAAAGACTTTATATTGGGTGTGTCAGGCCTGAATTGAAATTGGATGCTTTGATCTGCATCTAGAATAATTTGGGGGATGTCTTGTTCTGTATCAAAACGGTTGTTAGGGGCAGAaaggatgaaaggaaaaaaacccaaaatgttGATGGCAGCTGAGTATAGTCAGACCAAGATAGGTAGCCATAGAAATTGAACAGTTAATTAAAATAGGAAGGCAGAAGTGCTGAGAATAGGGGGAGGTGACGGCTAGTGGGAAAAGGGTTAGAGTGAGACCCTTGTAACAAGGAAAAAACAGATTAGCTAGTTCATTGACAGTGACTGAGGGAAAACAGCACTGGCAAAATTGGAAGGGCCAATCTGTTCCATCTGGTAGATGGAATCTGTTGAGAGAAGAATGAGAATTTGAAACAGCCTTGCCTTCCTCCATTAAATTACTCCgtcactttttctttatttaaaatgaaacaatCATTTTATTCCTGCCATGATCTGAAATGGTTGAGTTCCAGAACACTCTGGACTCTGTGTTCTGGGTTGAAAAAATCCAATATGGAGGTGGCCCAAAGAAGGTTATGCTAGATTTGAAACAATTCAAGATTTCACTCATACAAGATTCAGTCATAGAATATAGTATGGAACTTTAAAACATAGCTGCTTAATCTTTTTTGTTACAGTGGGATGAAAATCACATAAATGTTCCGCAGAGTTAGCTTTAGCAGTTTATTATGAATGGTTTATTAGATTGACGTCCTACTTTTCCTTCAGGAGCATTCCcttcagtttttttcccctcaaaacagCTAATTTAGTTCGggctgaaaagcaaaacatcttcaaagaaaaagtcctgttgcctcttgaaaaaggacttTTGTGTACAATTTTTAATGGGTGTTTTCTTCTAAGCAAGCTTCATTAGATATCAGACATGACCTGGCTTGGGTACTGGTTAAATCTGTCCAAATTTATCTAATTTAATTAAGGATACCAACGAATGAGATGCAAAGTATACATTGCTTGCTTGATCATAAATTATTGAAGTCATGGAAAATAGttcataaaaatacaaatatctgAAAGTCACCAAAAAGGAAGCCTTAGAAAGCTGTCTTTCTGTGCATGCAAAGCACCACTGATTGGCAAATGAGACAATGGAATAGAGGTTTCCACAGAATCTTGGCAATTGCATTAAAATGATGAAACAAGGATCACAATGTCACATTGCAAATTTCTCCCCTGATACAGATAATTACAACGGCATCACTCACATGCAAAAGGAGCAGAGCTTATGTCAAAGCACTTATCATTGGCCTGTTCCCACAAATTCTTATGCTATGAGATgttagaagaaaaggaaaattctGTTCTTAAATATTTTGGCTTATTTAGTTAAGAGAAGTAGTTTGATGGTTAAAAGCATTGTCTAGAAACTAAGAATATTAACTCTTAGCCTAGTCTAGCCTAGTCATGAAGCCAGCTGATGAGTTTAGGTCAATGGCTCTCTCTCAGTCCTAAAATGAAGGCAATCACAAACtatttccaaaaatgttgccaagaaaattgaagGTACTCCTCCACACAGTTTTCTTGAAGGTAGAAAAAAATAGTTGGCCAGGAAAAGATCAGTTGTGTCTATGTTTatttggaggaggaaggaaaCTTTGTTAATAGTGTAATAAGATATTAGACCAGTATGTGGAAAATGCATATAAAGTTCCCACATTCACTAGTTTTATCCATTACCACATGCTTAACCCAGCCATCTTAAGATTTAACAGATGCTAAATGTGGTTAACTATTTTTGGAGCTTCACTTTTCATGTGAAAGTTCTCCAAAGTTTTCATGTGAAAATGAAAACTTTGGAGAAAATCATGTAAACAGGTTGCCTGTAATTctgaacaaaaataaattttataaattttataatggCATAATTATTCAAATTACtttgaaggggaaaagaaaatgttttaaaaaaatctatattaatAAATGACAACGACTAGATAAAACCAGtgcatttccccccaaaacagaTTAGTTAGGGATCAAGAAAATGAATAATTGGTAATTTTAGGTTTTCATTTTGGAAGAcataatataaagaaaaaatgtattaaaatgacatttaaatGTTAATCATGTGAGGGAACCATATTTCTGATCCACATTAAAACCGCTTTTTAAAACTAAGAAGATTTTTATTTGCTTGTTGTTTCCATACAGGAGTTGTGATAAAGCACTAGAATAGCTTTTTATATTTATccaattttatatattaaatgtacagtatatacgtattatatatttataaaatgacaatgctaAATTTCCTTGTATTGGCAGAATTTATCAGCATGTCTGAGGCATCGTGATTTCAGGATTGACCACAGGGGGGCAGAATAAGATTAACTTTTGTGGTTTTCTAATGGAATTTCCTTGTAGTAGTTGCAGTTTGAGCAGAGACAAACTGGAATGAATAGTCTTGAAAATAGGAGGATAGCTGAAGAAACAGACTACACATTTCAACAAATCACACAGAATTTTCACTGGAGGGTGACTTCAAAAGACAATGAATAATCTATACTATGATACAATCTTATTATTAATGTCATTAGATACACAAAAATGTGGAATTGCAGCtgcttttttacatttttaattattattttatcaataaagataaaatacaaaacaaaaaaaaagaaattaaaaaaaacatattaataaACATCCAATactaacaacaaaagaaaaaaaaacccatgtgtacaaaagaaaaagaaaaaagctactGATACCCAGTCCGAttccaaaaaaccttgccaagaaaattgcagggatttgtccaggtagTCTCAAAGAAATAGACACGAttgaacacaaaagaaaaaacaaaaataaaaggtaaaatggttattttattttattataaaaaggTTATTTTATTTGACATGATTGTTTCAAAATCCGACTGCATTGGTAAAAAGTAAAAGAACAAAATCATAtagcataggtaaaggtaaaggttcctctcgcacatatgtgctggtcgttcccgactctaaggggcagtgctcatttccatttcaa from Thamnophis elegans isolate rThaEle1 chromosome 3, rThaEle1.pri, whole genome shotgun sequence includes:
- the HINT1 gene encoding histidine triad nucleotide-binding protein 1, which gives rise to MAEEVCRAQAAQPGGDTIFGKIIRKEIPAKIIFEDEKCLAFHDISPQAPTHFLVIPKKHIAQISQVEDADAGLLGHLIIVGKKCAAQLGLTRGYRMVVNEGPDGAQSVYHVHLHVLGGRQMGWPPG